In Rhodopirellula bahusiensis, the genomic stretch GATGTAACCGGCGGTGGGCTGAGTGGCGTCGTCCAATTCGCAAGTCACAGTGCCATCGATCGTCACTCGCAAGGTCGCACCGTCGCACAACACATTCATCGTGTGCCATTTTTCCGGATCGGTGTCAAAGGTTTCCCCTTTGTCTCGTTGAACCACGCCACCGGTTGGAAACGGGTTTGACTCCGGTGCGATATTGACCTCATAGCAATCCGTTTTGACGTCTTGCGGATCCAGTGTTGTGCGCACAAACACGCCTGAGTTCGTTTCTTCGTCGCACTGAAACTGCAATTCCAATTCGTAGTCGCTCCACAGCGTCGAGGTTGTCAGCAGACAGTTCTCACCTTGGTCGGCAACGATGGCTTCGTCTTCGACTCGGAAGTTGGCTTTGCCACCAATGGCCCAACCGAACAAAGTGTGCCCGTCGAACAATCGAATCCAACCCTGTTCGGTTCGCTCGATCGGCAAACGACTGGCCAACAACTTTTCCGCGTCGGCTTCAAACACGGGCGGATCGAACGAGGCTTCCGGTGACTTCGGCGGCAACTCTTCTGTTGCGGAAACCTTGCCGGTCGTCGACTCCGCTTTGTTGTCTGCCGATTCAGGTGCGGTCGACGACGAACATCCGGAAACAACCACCATGGCCAACAAACAGGCCGCCAAGAAGGACCAGCGAGCAAAAATTCGGTTCATCTTTTGTCCAAACGATTCAGTGAACTCAAGGAAAAATCAACGGTATCCGTACCGATCAAAATAGTCGCTCCAGCGATCCAACAAGAGCTTTTCTTGTTCCGGATCCAATTGGTGCGTGTTGGTTTTGTACTGCCGGTGTTCGTTGTCGGCCCAATCTTGGATGTCCTTGCTGACCGTGTCGAAATCGCTCAGACGCAACGACTCATAAATCGTTCGGAGCGTGACCACGGGATCGGCGATCAAGTCTTCGTATCGAATGTCGATGATGTGGTGCTCATCAATCTCTGGCCGATCGGCATGGAACGAATCGTACATCTTCGACAAACAAGTCAGCACGTACTCATCGAGCCCTTCTTCCGTGCTGGTCTGCAGCGACTGCACGTCATCCAAGCTTCGCCACAACCGGCAAGTGCTCGGAAACAACGAACGCGGGTCGCGGGTGATGTGCACAAATTTCGCTTGTGGAAATGCCCGAGCCAAATGACCGATGCGGCCGGTGTGCGTTGGACTTTTGATCACCAGCGGACGATTCGTCGAAACGCTGACACGCAATAGAAACGAACGCAGAGTCGACAACCAAGTTTCGCGATCTTCGTGCGAGATGTCATTCAGATCCAGGTACTCCATATCGACCTGGTTCTGCCGCGGGAACGCGATACGGCGGTAGGGAGAGGGCAGCCCCAGATTCATCAACGCGAATTCGTCTTCCTGAGGCCGATCCCACCCCGCGTCCATGTTGTCCATCGGACGTTTGCCCGGCAGCAACCAACCCGCGAATTTCCGGAAGAACCACTGCGTCAGCAGGAAATGGGAAGGTGCGAAGCACTGGAATGTCGACGGACTGCTGAATCGTTCATCGCGAACCATCAGTTCGTGCAGCAGCGTCGTTCCGCTTCTCCAGTGACCGACGATGAATACCGGAGGGCCGTGCAACTCAGCTTCTCGCAACCGCCGCGCGAACAAAAGCTTTTGCAGCCACGTCAACAACGTGTTGATGAAGGTCGTCAGCGAAACACTGATCACCAACGGAATTCGCGAAGGACTGATTTCGAAGTTGCCGCTGCGCAGCAGACGCCACCATGCGGATGGCCGCATCCCATGCCAGAAACGCGGGCTGTAGAACGGATACGAGTTCAGCTTGGCCGGTGGATGGTTCGCCGTTTTGGCGGGAGGCGTTGGGAGAACTTCGGATTTGGAAGTGGATTCCATGCGACTGGTTGAAAGTGTGCCGAAGTTTGGCGGAACGGAAGAGGACAGCGTGACACAAGAGGGAGGCATGCCAAGGTGCCTCGCGGTTCCGATTCGGCTCGCTAGAATACGCGTCCCAGCCGAATTGGCCTATCATCTGAATCGATCGAACCCAGATTTTTTGCGTGTTTGAAGCTTCAAATTAGCCTGATCCGCAATCTCGAATCCAAATCTCCCGCTCGGCTCCGCCGAATTCCGCCTTCTCTGCCCGACCTCTGCATGACGTCTCCCAGCAAAGATCTCTCGATCGCGGATCTGCAAAAGCACATCCACCGCATGTATTACGACAAAGACGTCGCTCGCGGAGTGGATGGCACATTCATGTGGCTGATGGAAGAAGTCGGGGAACTGGCCTCCGCCCTACGGGGGGACGACCGAGAGAACTTGGCCGAAGAATTCGCCGACGTGATCGCTTGGTTGTTCACGATCGCAAACGTCGCCGACATCGATCTGGCGGAAGCTCTGTCGAATAAATACGGCAACGGTTGCCCCGGCTGCAGACGATTCGAGTGTGAGTGCAGCTTGAGTGAGAAACCATGAGCAGCCGGAACTCACCCCAGCACATTGATCTTGCCGGATATCTCGCCGGCAAGCCAAATCACTTGATCGCGGTTCTTTTCGCGGCTGCGATTGCCTGGATCGGTTGGATCCATCAGGGCACGCTTGCCCATGCCCAAGATCCCGCCTCTCCAAGCGTCCAGGCGACTTGGGCTGGTATCCAGGGTCACTATCGTCCTGGCCAATGGACCGCGATTCGGCTGAAAACCGCTGCCGGTGAATCAACCTTTGGCGATGCGGTCCCGGTCGAGCAACTCAGCGATTTGGTCATCGAAACGTTGGATGGCGACGGGGCGGTGGTCACCTACGAACAACCCGACCTGTCGGATGATTCGCCTTTTGCTCTCGCGATTCCCGGCAGTGAAGCGGCACCGATCATCATTCGATCGGGCGATCGAGTTCTTGCACGCACCCGTTTGCCCGAACGCGGCGTCCCGGCAAATGGAGCCTCGATGATCCCGCTGGGAATGCCATGGGTGATGGTCTTTGGCGACACTTTGGCCATCGACAATATCGGCGTGAATGAACTGCTCAATCGAGAAGCCTCGGTCGCGGTGACTCACATCCAAGAATCGGCCGCCGTCCCCGATCACGCCTTGGCCTTGGATGGCATCGACTTGATGGTCGTCAACGCGGCTGGCATTCCAATCCTGAACGAATTGAGTTCACCGCAGCGTACGGCCTTGTCGCATTGGGTCCGCAACGGTGGACAAGTCTTGGTGACTCTAGGTGGACAAGCTGAGACGCTTCTGCAAACAGCCGATTGGTTGGCGGAGCTGCTTCCTGATTCGGTCGCATCCGCCCAGGTCACAAAGCTCGATCCTTCCGGATTGGAAACCTTCACCAGCAGCCAAACTCGATTGCCCACCTTCGAAGGCCTGCAACTCCCCAAGACATTCGGCCGTGATGGCGTTGGCGAAATGCTGATCTCGGGCCGTACCAGCCGGCGCGTCAGCCAGCCCTTCGCGGTTCGATATGTGTCCGGGTTTGGCCACATCACTGTGCTGGCTGCGGATCTCGAGTCCGCCGATTTCGCTGATTGGCCTCAGCGGATGGACCTGGTCACGTTGCTGATTGGCGACTCGCTGCGGCACGCGGACGAAGACAACGTCAGCGAAAGCATTCGGCTCAGTGGATTCGCGGACTTGGCCGGCCAAACCCGAGCGACCCTGGATCGGTTTGAACTCAAACGACCGTTCAGTTTCGCGGTTCTCGCGGTGATCATCGGCGTTTTGATTGCTCTGGTCGGACCACTCGACTACCTGTTGATGCGAAAATTCAATCAGAAGAGCTGGATCGGCTGGCTGACTTTCCCAACCGTCTCCGTCGCTCTGTCGATCGGACTTTGGATGGCGGCCCAGCCTCGCAAGTCAGTGAGCACGGAACGAACGGACGCTTCCGAGGCCAGCCATTCGGAGGCGGACGACGCGTTGCTTCGGACCAACTCGATTGAGTTCGTCGACATCGACGCGCAGTCTGGCTTTGGCCGCTTGTTCCGATGGTCGTTCATTTACTCGCACCCATCCAATCGAGTTCAAATTGCGACGCGAACCACGCCAGAAACGAAAGCCGTCGCAGACAAGTTCCATCATCAAGTCCTGGCACCGTTCGGCACCCCCAGCCTCGCGATGGGCGGCATCCAAATTGAATCGTCCGGTAAATCATGCGGTGTGTCGCTGAAGCAAACCGACCCGGAGTCACCACTGAGCAGCCAGATTGATGGCATGCGATTGTCTCCGCGAAGCAGCAAATCGTTCGCGTTGCAGACTCAGTTCTCCACGGATCTGCCCGAGCAAACGCTCAAACGCCGGCGTGGCAGCGAGCTGCTCAATGGCGAGCTCGTCAATACGCTGCCGGTCGACTTGCTCGACGGCATGCTGATTTATCAAAACTGGGTTTACCTGCTTCCGACTCGCTTGCCCGCTGGTTCGAAAATTGACGAAGTCGACTCACTGCGTCAAAAGAACTTTCGCTGGCAATTGTCTCGACAACGAGCGTTGGAAAGCAATTCCGAGGGCGAGTCCTGGGACGTGAGTGTCGTTGATCAACCGCGTCGCTTGGCCGAAATGCTGATGTTCCACAACGCCGTCGGCGGCCCGCGATACACCGTGCTTCGCAACGAAGTGCTCGGCCACTTGGATTTCAGTTCCTTGCTGACCGTCGATCGTTGCATCCTGGTCGGACGCTGCAAAACGCCTTGGTCCGAGTTGGTTGTGACGACCGAATCGGCCGACGCAGAAAGCTCCCCCGAAGCGACCCGCTCGTTGGCAACCTCCGAACAATCCAATTCTTACGTTCGTTTGGTTTTGCCGGTCGAAGAAGTCCGGCGTTGATCGAATTCCCCCGTTTGTTTCCCTTGTTCTGCATCGTGCCGGCTCGTGATCAAGACAGTTGACCTGACGAAAAAATACGGCGACGCATTCGCGATCCGCGCCATCGATTTGGACCTGGAAGCGGGCGATTTGTTCGGTTTCATCGGCCCCAACGGTGCTGGCAAAACGACAACGATGCGGATCATCGCCACGCTGTTGGAACCGAGCTGGGGCGAAGCCTACGTGTGCGGCCACAGTGTCCACACTCAACCCAAAGAGATCCGGCGACTGGTCGGCTACATGCCCGACTTCTTCGGTGTGTACGACGACATGACCGTGGTCGAGTACCTCGAATTTTTCGCCGCGGCGTACCGGATCGGGGGAGAAGATCGCCGCAAACGCGTCAATGAGATGCTAGAAGTCGTCGACTTGGACTTCAAACGTGACGCCTACGCCAACACGCTTTCTCGTGGACAAACGCAACGTCTGGGTCTGGCGCGAACGCTGCTGCACGATCCTCAAGTCCTGCTGCTGGACGAGCCCCTTTCAGGTTTGGACCCGCGAGCCCGAATTGAAATGCGGAACCTGCTTCGGCGGCTGGGCGAAATGGGCAAAACCGTGATCGTCAGCAGTCACATTCTGCCGGAACTCGCCGACGTGTGTAACAAAGTCGGCATCATCGACCGCGGAGAACTCAAACAGAACGCTCGCGTGACCGAGGTGATTCGCATGGTTCGCGAACACACGGTGCTGATCATCCAACCCAGCCAACGCGAACAAATGGCTCGCATCGCGGAGCTCTTCGAGGGGCATCCGCTGGTCCAATCGACTCAGCCCGGCGACGACGCGGTGCGAGTGATC encodes the following:
- a CDS encoding 3-keto-disaccharide hydrolase — encoded protein: MNRIFARWSFLAACLLAMVVVSGCSSSTAPESADNKAESTTGKVSATEELPPKSPEASFDPPVFEADAEKLLASRLPIERTEQGWIRLFDGHTLFGWAIGGKANFRVEDEAIVADQGENCLLTTSTLWSDYELELQFQCDEETNSGVFVRTTLDPQDVKTDCYEVNIAPESNPFPTGGVVQRDKGETFDTDPEKWHTMNVLCDGATLRVTIDGTVTCELDDATQPTAGYIGLQHRTGRVAFKNIQLRPLGLTNLLADGLEGWTVREGMEGEYRINDEGQLVVDGGKQQLESNAVYGDFVMLAEYKMDDPKSNSGLFFRAIPGDEMMGYECQVSNELIDGNPLQPADCGAGGIFRRQDARVVAGEPERWNSILLVAEGSHFATWVNGLQVTDVVDTREADENPRRGLRLEPGSIIVQGHDKTTLATYRQIAVTKAAAEGGE
- a CDS encoding sulfotransferase family protein, with amino-acid sequence MPPSCVTLSSSVPPNFGTLSTSRMESTSKSEVLPTPPAKTANHPPAKLNSYPFYSPRFWHGMRPSAWWRLLRSGNFEISPSRIPLVISVSLTTFINTLLTWLQKLLFARRLREAELHGPPVFIVGHWRSGTTLLHELMVRDERFSSPSTFQCFAPSHFLLTQWFFRKFAGWLLPGKRPMDNMDAGWDRPQEDEFALMNLGLPSPYRRIAFPRQNQVDMEYLDLNDISHEDRETWLSTLRSFLLRVSVSTNRPLVIKSPTHTGRIGHLARAFPQAKFVHITRDPRSLFPSTCRLWRSLDDVQSLQTSTEEGLDEYVLTCLSKMYDSFHADRPEIDEHHIIDIRYEDLIADPVVTLRTIYESLRLSDFDTVSKDIQDWADNEHRQYKTNTHQLDPEQEKLLLDRWSDYFDRYGYR
- a CDS encoding MazG nucleotide pyrophosphohydrolase domain-containing protein, which gives rise to MTSPSKDLSIADLQKHIHRMYYDKDVARGVDGTFMWLMEEVGELASALRGDDRENLAEEFADVIAWLFTIANVADIDLAEALSNKYGNGCPGCRRFECECSLSEKP
- a CDS encoding ABC transporter ATP-binding protein; translation: MIKTVDLTKKYGDAFAIRAIDLDLEAGDLFGFIGPNGAGKTTTMRIIATLLEPSWGEAYVCGHSVHTQPKEIRRLVGYMPDFFGVYDDMTVVEYLEFFAAAYRIGGEDRRKRVNEMLEVVDLDFKRDAYANTLSRGQTQRLGLARTLLHDPQVLLLDEPLSGLDPRARIEMRNLLRRLGEMGKTVIVSSHILPELADVCNKVGIIDRGELKQNARVTEVIRMVREHTVLIIQPSQREQMARIAELFEGHPLVQSTQPGDDAVRVILNSDTDDYSELPKLLIENGIGLKRFAEEELDLESAFMALTKGTSTRM